One Nodularia sp. LEGE 06071 DNA segment encodes these proteins:
- a CDS encoding HIRAN domain-containing protein — MKRLFLAWQDPNTRAWFPIGRLNFDGKQYQFVYTQGALAAQAQYGFPGLLSFPDLNKVYTSMELFPLFCNRLKRHSRPDYKNYIEWLNIPEGEDDPISILSRSGGRKATDNFEVFPDPQPDANNLYHIHFFAHGLRHLPTCATERINQLQPWELLYLAHEFQNPYDQKALLLCTEDHHIVGYCPRYIVDDVFQLKNKNPELVKVQVERVNPAPTPLQLRLLCSMTAEWHEDFHPFSSQEYQQIVADIPTGCSTP; from the coding sequence ATGAAAAGATTATTTTTAGCTTGGCAAGATCCCAATACTCGCGCTTGGTTTCCCATTGGGCGTTTAAACTTTGACGGTAAACAGTATCAATTTGTTTATACACAAGGTGCATTAGCAGCTCAAGCTCAATATGGGTTTCCCGGATTACTTTCTTTCCCAGACTTGAACAAGGTATATACATCGATGGAACTGTTCCCTTTGTTCTGCAATCGATTAAAGCGACATTCTCGCCCAGACTATAAAAATTATATTGAATGGCTCAACATTCCTGAAGGTGAAGATGACCCCATTTCTATCCTTTCGCGGAGTGGTGGACGCAAGGCCACAGATAACTTTGAAGTTTTCCCTGATCCACAGCCAGATGCAAATAACTTATACCATATCCATTTTTTTGCACATGGACTCAGACATCTTCCGACTTGTGCAACTGAACGGATTAATCAACTACAACCGTGGGAACTTTTATACTTAGCTCACGAATTTCAAAATCCCTACGATCAAAAGGCTTTACTCTTATGTACTGAGGATCATCATATTGTCGGTTATTGTCCTCGGTACATTGTGGATGATGTTTTTCAACTCAAAAACAAAAATCCAGAACTTGTGAAAGTACAAGTTGAACGTGTCAACCCAGCACCTACCCCACTCCAGCTACGTTTGTTGTGTAGTATGACCGCAGAATGGCATGAAGATTTTCATCCCTTTTCCAGCCAGGAGTATCAGCAAATTGTCGCTGATATCCCCACTGGGTGTAGTACTCCCTAA
- a CDS encoding 2OG-Fe dioxygenase family protein produces the protein MQQVWESTELEYAFLFILRKVNSINPENFKPFFNHLPDDPYIKGNYRSRRLSRFIATEDKLIKLPHGYLFQGKDYNPLLGDIKREFAELEDELVELNSFKNLVLAFSDSCKLHPEAEIGVHQIRTICSPNNLGNPAPEGIHQDGTDFIGIFAVNRENIQGGETHLYTAKKQKPVFSKILNPGELLLVNDHEFFHFTTPIKPQIEGQGTRDVFVLTSPSLLIDY, from the coding sequence ATGCAACAAGTGTGGGAATCAACAGAATTAGAATATGCTTTTTTGTTTATTCTCAGAAAAGTAAATTCCATAAATCCCGAAAATTTCAAACCATTTTTTAATCATCTCCCAGATGATCCTTATATCAAAGGTAATTATCGTTCCCGACGATTATCTCGGTTCATCGCTACTGAGGATAAATTAATTAAATTACCTCATGGCTACCTCTTCCAAGGGAAAGACTACAATCCATTATTGGGAGATATTAAAAGAGAGTTTGCAGAATTAGAAGATGAACTTGTAGAACTGAATAGTTTTAAAAATCTGGTTTTAGCATTTAGTGATTCCTGTAAACTTCACCCCGAAGCAGAAATAGGAGTTCATCAAATTAGAACCATTTGTTCCCCTAATAACTTAGGAAATCCAGCCCCCGAAGGTATCCATCAAGATGGAACAGACTTTATTGGAATCTTCGCTGTGAATAGAGAAAATATTCAAGGTGGAGAAACCCACTTATATACAGCAAAAAAACAGAAACCAGTATTTAGCAAAATCTTAAATCCCGGAGAACTATTATTAGTCAACGACCATGAATTTTTCCACTTTACCACACCCATCAAACCACAGATAGAAGGACAAGGAACCAGAGATGTTTTTGTCTTAACCTCTCCCAGCTTATTGATAGATTATTAA
- a CDS encoding gluconokinase: MIIIIMGVSGSGKTTIGQLLADALNWEFKDADDFHSLDNIEKMRLGIPLNDADRKPWLKDLQTAIALWLKENANIVLACSALKADYRQYLVLDSDGQSPAGGERIQLIYLHGNLDLLQQRLIGRQNHFMSEKLLNSQLDALEEPDDAIFVDVSEPPQLIVQNLKTVLGL; this comes from the coding sequence ATGATCATAATCATCATGGGTGTCTCCGGTTCCGGAAAAACCACCATCGGTCAACTATTAGCCGATGCCTTAAACTGGGAATTTAAAGACGCTGATGACTTTCACTCCCTAGATAATATCGAAAAAATGCGGCTAGGTATTCCCCTCAATGATGCCGATAGAAAACCTTGGCTAAAAGACTTGCAAACAGCGATCGCACTATGGTTAAAAGAAAATGCCAATATAGTCTTAGCCTGTTCCGCCCTCAAAGCTGATTATCGCCAATATTTAGTATTAGATAGCGATGGGCAAAGCCCCGCCGGAGGCGAACGCATCCAGCTAATTTACCTCCACGGCAATTTAGATTTGCTCCAACAGCGACTCATCGGACGGCAAAACCATTTTATGTCAGAAAAACTCCTCAACAGCCAATTAGATGCCCTTGAGGAGCCGGATGATGCCATTTTTGTAGATGTTTCTGAGCCACCGCAATTAATTGTGCAGAACCTGAAAACGGTTCTAGGGCTTTAG
- the sfsA gene encoding DNA/RNA nuclease SfsA, which yields MIDWLYKYPPLYSGILLKRYKRFFADVQLDSGEIVIAHCPNTGPMTGVSTLGSAVQLSKSDNPQRKLAYTLELIQVEDNQPTWVGVNTMLPNRIIKLALAKYLFPELGDYSQIKSEVVYGQDKKSRVDFFLTGSDAERPIYLEVKNTTWAQGTLAIFPDTETTRGQKHLRELTALLPQTRAVMLYFINRGDCTEFAPGDITDPVYGKLLRSAIALGLEVLPCRFDISPEGIRYLGLAKLKI from the coding sequence ATGATTGACTGGCTTTACAAGTATCCACCTCTATATTCGGGAATATTACTGAAGCGCTACAAGCGTTTTTTTGCTGATGTTCAACTTGATTCTGGCGAAATAGTCATAGCACATTGTCCCAACACAGGGCCGATGACTGGAGTTTCTACTCTTGGTAGTGCGGTACAACTTTCTAAAAGTGATAACCCCCAGCGCAAATTGGCTTACACCTTAGAATTGATTCAGGTAGAAGATAACCAGCCAACTTGGGTAGGAGTGAATACCATGTTACCCAATCGCATCATAAAACTAGCATTAGCAAAATACCTCTTCCCTGAATTGGGAGACTATAGCCAAATTAAAAGTGAAGTAGTTTATGGACAAGATAAAAAAAGTCGGGTTGATTTTTTCCTGACAGGTAGCGACGCAGAACGCCCAATTTATTTAGAAGTAAAAAATACTACTTGGGCGCAAGGAACTTTAGCAATATTTCCAGACACCGAAACCACCAGAGGACAAAAGCATTTACGGGAATTAACCGCACTCCTACCCCAAACCCGTGCAGTGATGTTGTACTTCATCAACCGGGGTGATTGTACTGAGTTTGCCCCTGGTGATATTACAGACCCAGTATATGGTAAACTATTACGAAGTGCGATCGCACTAGGCTTAGAAGTCTTACCCTGCCGTTTTGACATCTCACCAGAAGGCATACGCTACTTAGGTTTAGCAAAACTCAAAATCTAA
- a CDS encoding tetratricopeptide repeat protein translates to MSDEFYNQGLKKAKEKDYAGAIEEFSHSLQWTPYFADAFLQRGLAYYHSGAIHQAVSDYTEAMKLNPGSMEAYYCRGLARVELKNLPGALNDVDNAIRLNYHYAPAYDLRGMIRRKQGFISDAIANFKKAAELYLAQKDAANCRLCMEKITQLQPQPKPVVQSSSSTNAPILSTNAYFTQLLEKAETGNTREAIADLNWILQADPQDAQAYCCRGVIRCKMGQYQDAIADFNQALSLNFADVTVYRNRGKARSLLGDHQGAIADFNQAINIQPQDALVYTARGNAYRTSGNYLEAIQDYSQALQINPDHAPAYYNRGIAYTCLEEMQNAVTDFQQAASIFCEKEDWVNYHQVLNNLKNIQTPSESKQQNYSLLRQRLLRMVGGYWEIAQRLIDQKQEYNPGMSDDWYLQKVIDDLERDRGR, encoded by the coding sequence ATGAGTGACGAATTTTACAATCAAGGACTGAAAAAAGCTAAGGAAAAAGACTACGCTGGCGCTATTGAGGAATTTAGCCATTCTTTACAATGGACACCTTATTTTGCTGATGCTTTTTTACAACGGGGTTTGGCTTATTATCACTCAGGGGCTATTCATCAAGCTGTTTCAGATTATACCGAAGCAATGAAATTGAATCCTGGAAGTATGGAGGCGTATTATTGTCGGGGTTTGGCTAGGGTAGAACTGAAAAATTTACCGGGGGCTTTGAATGATGTGGACAATGCGATTCGCCTCAATTACCATTATGCGCCTGCTTATGATCTGCGGGGGATGATCCGGCGGAAACAGGGTTTTATTTCCGATGCGATCGCAAACTTTAAAAAAGCCGCAGAATTATATTTAGCACAGAAAGACGCAGCTAATTGTCGTCTGTGTATGGAAAAAATTACACAGTTACAACCACAACCAAAGCCAGTTGTACAATCAAGTAGTTCTACTAATGCGCCGATCTTATCGACCAACGCATATTTTACCCAGCTATTAGAAAAAGCCGAAACAGGAAATACCCGTGAGGCGATCGCTGATCTAAACTGGATATTACAAGCTGATCCGCAAGATGCCCAAGCTTATTGCTGCCGTGGGGTGATACGCTGCAAAATGGGACAATATCAAGATGCGATCGCCGATTTTAATCAAGCATTATCTCTTAATTTTGCAGATGTGACTGTTTATCGCAATCGCGGTAAAGCCCGTTCACTTTTGGGAGATCATCAAGGTGCGATCGCTGATTTTAATCAAGCCATCAACATTCAACCCCAGGATGCCTTAGTATATACCGCCAGAGGTAACGCCTACAGAACATCTGGCAATTATTTAGAAGCAATTCAAGATTACAGCCAAGCATTGCAAATTAATCCTGATCATGCCCCAGCTTACTACAATCGTGGCATTGCCTATACTTGTTTAGAAGAAATGCAAAATGCTGTTACAGACTTTCAGCAAGCGGCGAGTATTTTTTGTGAAAAAGAAGATTGGGTAAATTACCATCAAGTATTAAATAACCTGAAAAATATCCAAACACCCTCTGAGTCAAAACAGCAAAACTATAGTTTGCTGCGTCAGCGACTTTTACGCATGGTGGGAGGATATTGGGAAATCGCCCAACGATTAATTGATCAAAAACAAGAATACAATCCGGGGATGTCAGATGATTGGTATTTGCAAAAAGTTATCGATGATTTAGAACGCGATCGCGGGAGGTAG
- a CDS encoding HipA-like protein: MTEQFPIMKIPPDAPEADEDLGTKEKFWFRYQNRPYLYKKTRQNTGEDWSEKIASELCNLLDLPHAVYELATFNDENGIITPCFLPERGILTLGNEILAPIVSDYPQDSKDLTKHTIKNISNALESGSVNLPLDCILPAGISLAIEVFVGYLLLDAWIGNTDRHHENWAYIIFAEKIHLAPTYDHASSIGREMSDEKRRLKLNNKSVTGYAEKCRSLIYPSSGGEKPLKTFDAFREVQQLYPEAARVWLEKLARLSSNDTLKLFERIPSHRISPTAIEFAQTILKFNQNRLLKLLDT; the protein is encoded by the coding sequence ATGACAGAACAGTTTCCCATCATGAAGATTCCGCCAGATGCACCTGAAGCTGATGAGGATTTAGGAACAAAAGAGAAGTTTTGGTTTCGCTATCAAAATCGACCTTACCTGTACAAAAAAACCAGACAAAACACAGGTGAGGACTGGTCGGAAAAGATAGCATCTGAGTTGTGTAATCTGTTGGACTTACCCCATGCTGTTTATGAATTAGCCACATTTAATGATGAAAATGGCATTATTACGCCTTGTTTTTTACCTGAACGTGGAATCCTAACTCTGGGGAATGAAATTCTGGCTCCAATAGTATCCGATTATCCACAAGATTCTAAAGACCTGACTAAACACACCATTAAAAATATATCTAACGCTTTAGAAAGTGGCTCGGTCAATTTACCCCTTGACTGCATACTACCAGCAGGAATTAGCCTGGCAATAGAAGTTTTTGTGGGATATTTACTTTTAGATGCTTGGATAGGCAATACTGATAGACATCACGAAAACTGGGCATACATAATTTTTGCCGAGAAGATTCATTTAGCCCCAACTTATGACCACGCTTCTAGCATTGGTAGAGAAATGTCCGATGAAAAAAGACGCTTGAAGCTGAACAATAAATCTGTCACAGGTTATGCCGAAAAGTGTCGTTCCTTGATTTATCCTAGTTCTGGAGGAGAAAAACCTCTGAAAACTTTTGATGCTTTTCGTGAAGTCCAACAACTTTATCCAGAAGCTGCCAGGGTATGGTTAGAGAAACTAGCAAGGTTGTCCAGCAATGATACGTTAAAGCTATTTGAACGCATACCATCTCATCGCATATCACCAACAGCAATTGAATTTGCCCAAACAATATTGAAATTTAATCAAAATAGATTGCTAAAACTGCTGGACACCTGA
- a CDS encoding DUF711 family protein, whose product MKIRTITTGITLTSPQSTDKIKQAHEFNQQAKEIFEEQGYEVQTTRITTNSWEEYLLNLSKIDILHEIQNLEKICQSLDINFFNIGYANQPETIALIPDIIKSTAIIYCSSQIGNRGTGINFPNAWESAKTIKRISEESENGYGNFRYCVWANCQPGIPFFPTAYHVGDTSFGIGLELGELVMQAFSQAGNLQSAEKELQSILEIELIKVAKIAEGIALKFGVKYNGIDTSLAPSLDQENSIAFAYEKIMSGKFGHPGTLAISGMLTRVLKSVSVKICGYSGLMLPVCEDVGLATRANEQTYDLTHLLLYSAVCGCGLDTVPIPGDITVDKIAAILIDLSTLAIKLNKPLSARLFPIPNKQAGEMTSFSSPYLVDCHVFAVD is encoded by the coding sequence ATGAAAATTAGAACCATCACCACAGGAATCACACTTACATCTCCCCAAAGCACCGATAAAATCAAACAAGCCCATGAATTTAACCAACAAGCAAAAGAAATCTTTGAAGAACAAGGTTATGAAGTGCAAACCACCAGAATTACCACCAACTCATGGGAAGAATATTTATTAAACTTATCAAAAATTGACATTCTTCACGAAATTCAAAATTTAGAAAAAATCTGTCAAAGTCTAGATATCAACTTTTTCAATATTGGCTATGCTAACCAACCGGAAACCATAGCCTTAATTCCCGATATTATTAAATCTACAGCCATTATTTACTGTTCCAGCCAAATTGGTAACCGAGGAACAGGTATCAACTTTCCAAATGCTTGGGAATCTGCTAAAACTATTAAACGCATTTCCGAAGAAAGCGAAAATGGCTATGGTAACTTTCGCTATTGTGTATGGGCAAACTGCCAGCCAGGAATCCCATTTTTTCCTACAGCATATCATGTCGGTGATACTTCTTTTGGGATTGGTTTAGAATTGGGTGAATTAGTCATGCAGGCATTTTCCCAAGCTGGTAATTTGCAATCAGCAGAGAAGGAACTACAATCAATTTTAGAAATAGAATTAATTAAAGTTGCTAAAATTGCTGAAGGAATAGCTCTAAAATTTGGGGTAAAATATAACGGCATTGATACGTCTCTTGCACCATCTTTAGATCAAGAAAATAGTATTGCTTTTGCTTATGAAAAAATCATGTCTGGTAAGTTTGGACATCCAGGAACTTTAGCAATTTCGGGAATGCTAACTCGTGTTTTAAAAAGTGTTTCTGTAAAAATCTGCGGTTACTCTGGTTTGATGCTTCCAGTATGCGAAGATGTTGGTCTAGCTACTAGGGCTAATGAGCAAACTTATGATCTTACTCATTTATTATTATATTCGGCTGTTTGTGGTTGTGGGCTGGATACGGTTCCAATTCCTGGTGATATCACAGTTGACAAGATTGCTGCTATATTAATAGATTTGTCTACTTTAGCTATTAAGTTGAATAAGCCTTTATCGGCTAGATTATTTCCGATTCCAAATAAACAAGCTGGGGAAATGACTAGTTTCAGTTCCCCTTATCTTGTGGATTGTCACGTTTTTGCTGTGGATTGA